Proteins from a single region of Pseudomonas fulva:
- a CDS encoding DJ-1/PfpI family protein has protein sequence MRVAVLTFDGFNELDSFIASALFNRLREHGWQAQITCPSQQVTSMNGVLVQAQQPLEFAREADVVLFGSGIKTREVAQDASILERLRLDPGRQLIGAQCSGTLLMAKLGLLQALPACTDLTTKPWVIEAGVEVLNQPFFARGNLATAGGCLAAPYLAAWAITRLAGEQVSAEVLHYVAPVGEKEAFVERAMKVIRPYLPASTG, from the coding sequence ATGCGCGTAGCCGTACTGACATTCGATGGTTTCAACGAGCTCGACTCGTTTATCGCCAGTGCCTTGTTCAACCGCCTGCGCGAGCACGGCTGGCAGGCGCAGATCACCTGCCCGAGCCAGCAGGTGACTTCCATGAACGGCGTGCTGGTGCAGGCTCAGCAGCCGCTGGAGTTCGCCCGGGAAGCGGATGTGGTGCTTTTCGGCAGCGGCATCAAGACCCGCGAGGTCGCCCAGGACGCCAGCATCCTCGAGCGTCTGCGGCTCGATCCGGGCAGGCAGTTGATCGGCGCGCAGTGCTCGGGAACCCTGCTCATGGCCAAGCTGGGCTTGTTGCAGGCGCTGCCGGCCTGCACCGATCTGACCACCAAGCCCTGGGTGATAGAAGCGGGGGTCGAGGTACTCAACCAACCCTTCTTCGCCCGTGGCAACCTGGCCACGGCGGGTGGCTGTCTGGCGGCGCCGTACCTTGCCGCCTGGGCCATCACTCGGCTCGCGGGCGAGCAGGTGAGTGCAGAGGTGCTGCACTACGTGGCGCCAGTTGGAGAGAAGGAGGCATTCGTCGAGCGGGCAATGAAGGTGATCCGTCCCTACCTGCCGGCGAGCACTGGTTAA
- a CDS encoding ABC transporter permease, with amino-acid sequence MSRAERLPQAQPGVLWRRRLPGFSSLRGWLLPLTLLAVLESVVRIGWIPAYLMPAPSELAITLWELADGPLWTHILASTLRVLAGFAIGASLALILGSLVGLSRRLEAYLDPTFQALRAVPGLAWVPLLLIWLGIDESSKVTLIAIGSFFPVYLNLVAGIRNVDRKLVEVGALCNLSRLATIRRIFVPAAQPYLFTGLRAGLSMAWLCVVAAELLAATEGIGYLLTDGREVSRPDLVLVAIASLAVMGKLSDSLLKALETRALIWRDNYGGDK; translated from the coding sequence ATGAGCCGCGCTGAGCGTCTGCCGCAGGCCCAGCCGGGCGTCTTATGGCGCCGCCGGCTGCCTGGCTTTTCGAGCCTGCGCGGCTGGTTGCTGCCACTGACGTTACTGGCCGTGCTCGAATCGGTGGTGCGTATCGGTTGGATACCTGCCTATCTGATGCCCGCGCCCAGCGAACTGGCGATCACCCTCTGGGAGCTGGCCGACGGCCCGCTGTGGACGCATATCCTGGCCAGCACCCTGCGCGTGCTGGCGGGGTTCGCCATTGGCGCTTCGCTGGCCCTGATACTCGGTTCGCTGGTCGGGTTGAGCCGCCGGCTGGAGGCCTACCTCGATCCGACCTTCCAGGCGCTGCGGGCCGTTCCGGGCCTGGCCTGGGTACCGCTCCTGCTGATCTGGCTGGGCATCGACGAGTCGTCGAAAGTCACCCTGATCGCCATTGGCTCGTTCTTCCCGGTCTATCTCAACCTGGTGGCCGGCATCCGTAACGTCGACCGCAAACTGGTCGAGGTGGGCGCGCTATGCAATCTTTCGCGCCTGGCGACCATCCGCCGGATTTTCGTGCCTGCCGCGCAGCCGTACCTGTTCACCGGCTTGCGTGCGGGCCTGTCGATGGCCTGGCTGTGTGTGGTTGCTGCGGAGTTGCTGGCCGCGACCGAAGGCATCGGCTACCTGCTGACCGATGGCCGTGAGGTCTCGCGCCCCGATCTCGTGCTGGTGGCCATCGCCAGCCTGGCCGTGATGGGCAAGCTGAGCGACAGCCTGCTCAAGGCGCTGGAAACCCGGGCGCTGATCTGGCGCGACAACTACGGTGGAGACAAGTGA
- a CDS encoding peptidylprolyl isomerase encodes MAKAMARHILVKTEAEAAALKKRIAGGEAFDVLARKHSTCPSGKKGGDLGEIRPGQMVRVIDQVIFKKPLREVHGPIKSQFGYHLVQVFFRD; translated from the coding sequence ATGGCAAAGGCAATGGCCCGCCACATCCTGGTCAAGACCGAAGCGGAAGCCGCTGCCCTGAAGAAGCGCATCGCCGGTGGCGAAGCTTTCGACGTGCTGGCGCGCAAGCACTCCACCTGCCCGTCGGGCAAGAAAGGTGGTGACCTGGGCGAGATACGCCCCGGCCAGATGGTGCGGGTGATCGATCAGGTGATCTTCAAGAAGCCGCTGCGTGAAGTGCACGGCCCGATCAAGAGCCAGTTCGGCTATCACCTGGTGCAGGTGTTCTTCCGCGACTGA
- a CDS encoding ABC transporter ATP-binding protein, whose protein sequence is MGALIELRRVSKSFGATLVLDEVSCGLVAGEIVSLLGPSGCGKSTLLRIAAGLDRDYQGGLQLGTQLQRGRGNGIGVVFQEPRLMPWLSVAQNVGFADGWIADDKWVQQLLRDVGLPGRGDALPKQLSGGQAQRAAIARALYGKPRVLLLDEPFSAVDAFTRMKLQDLVADLAARYGIAVLLVTHDLDEAFYLSDRVLILGGTPSRLQRELAVPLARPRDRRSPQLAQLRSEALTELYQSHAL, encoded by the coding sequence ATGGGTGCATTGATCGAACTCCGACGGGTCAGCAAATCGTTCGGTGCCACCCTGGTGCTCGATGAGGTCAGCTGTGGGCTGGTCGCTGGCGAGATCGTCAGCCTGCTTGGCCCCAGCGGTTGCGGCAAGAGCACCTTGTTGCGCATCGCCGCGGGGCTGGATCGCGACTACCAGGGCGGCTTGCAGCTGGGTACACAGCTGCAGCGCGGGCGGGGTAATGGCATTGGCGTGGTGTTCCAGGAGCCACGGTTGATGCCCTGGCTGAGTGTGGCGCAGAACGTCGGTTTCGCCGACGGTTGGATCGCCGACGACAAGTGGGTGCAGCAATTGCTGCGCGACGTCGGCCTGCCGGGGCGCGGCGATGCCCTGCCAAAGCAGTTGTCCGGTGGCCAGGCGCAGCGCGCGGCCATTGCCCGTGCGCTGTACGGCAAACCTCGGGTGCTGCTGCTCGACGAGCCGTTCAGTGCGGTGGATGCGTTCACACGGATGAAGCTGCAGGATCTGGTCGCCGATCTGGCGGCACGCTACGGGATCGCCGTGCTGCTGGTCACCCATGATCTGGACGAGGCGTTCTACCTGAGTGATCGGGTGCTGATTCTCGGCGGTACGCCCAGCCGTTTGCAGCGTGAACTGGCGGTGCCGCTGGCGCGCCCGCGGGATCGTCGCTCGCCACAGCTGGCGCAGCTGCGAAGCGAAGCGCTGACGGAGTTGTACCAGTCCCACGCGCTATAG
- a CDS encoding acyl-CoA dehydrogenase family protein, with the protein MSSETLARSSLPQEPPFAAHLFPADFGSRTATVEHLARQLAASAVERDRAGGSAPAERERLRDSGLLTLAVPQQYGGQGVAWPEIYRIVRYLAAADSSLAHLFAFQHLQVATILLFASPEQQRHWLTTTVQKRWFWGNATNGRDVGLHLSQREEHFELNGSKSFCSGALGADALVIGVQRSKKPDDRVFIVLPSGREGLAVNQDWDGFGQRQTDSGTVQFEQVFVDSSELLGPVGPSPRTTLRACLSQLILTQLYLGNAQGALDAALRYTREQSRPWPASGVAQAGDDPFIQHRYGELWLRYRAALPLAEHAAQRLQSAWEKSALTAAERAEVALAISEAKVVAVRAALEITSQIFENMGARATSSRYGFDRFWRNVRVHSLHDPIDYKVRDLGHWLLSGQGPQASLYS; encoded by the coding sequence ATGAGCAGCGAAACCCTGGCCCGTTCCAGCCTGCCGCAAGAACCGCCGTTCGCCGCCCACCTGTTCCCGGCCGATTTCGGCAGCCGCACCGCCACGGTCGAACACCTGGCCCGCCAGTTGGCCGCCAGCGCCGTCGAGCGTGACCGCGCCGGCGGCAGTGCACCGGCCGAACGCGAGCGCCTACGCGACAGCGGCCTGCTGACCCTCGCCGTGCCGCAGCAATACGGCGGCCAGGGCGTGGCCTGGCCGGAGATCTACCGCATCGTGCGCTACCTTGCCGCCGCCGACAGCTCGCTCGCCCACCTGTTCGCCTTCCAGCACCTGCAGGTGGCGACCATCCTGCTGTTCGCCAGCCCCGAGCAACAGCGCCACTGGCTGACCACCACGGTGCAGAAACGCTGGTTCTGGGGCAACGCCACCAACGGCCGTGACGTCGGGTTGCACCTCAGCCAGCGCGAGGAGCACTTCGAGCTCAACGGCAGCAAGTCGTTCTGCTCCGGTGCCCTGGGCGCCGATGCCCTGGTGATCGGCGTGCAGCGCAGCAAGAAGCCCGACGACCGGGTATTCATCGTACTGCCCAGCGGGCGCGAAGGCCTGGCGGTGAATCAGGACTGGGACGGCTTCGGCCAGCGCCAGACCGACAGCGGCACCGTGCAGTTCGAGCAGGTGTTCGTCGACAGCAGCGAGCTGCTCGGTCCGGTCGGCCCCAGCCCGCGTACCACCCTGCGCGCGTGCCTGTCGCAGTTGATCCTCACCCAGCTCTACCTGGGCAACGCCCAGGGCGCGCTGGACGCCGCACTGCGCTACACCCGTGAACAGAGCCGCCCCTGGCCGGCCTCCGGGGTGGCCCAGGCGGGTGACGACCCGTTCATCCAGCACCGCTACGGCGAGCTGTGGCTGCGTTATCGCGCCGCGCTGCCCCTGGCCGAGCACGCCGCGCAGCGCCTGCAGAGCGCCTGGGAAAAATCCGCACTCACCGCAGCCGAACGCGCCGAGGTCGCCCTGGCCATCAGCGAGGCCAAGGTGGTGGCGGTGCGTGCTGCCCTGGAGATCACCAGCCAGATCTTCGAGAACATGGGCGCCCGCGCCACCAGCTCACGCTACGGCTTCGATCGCTTCTGGCGCAACGTGCGGGTGCACAGCCTGCACGACCCCATCGACTACAAGGTGCGCGACCTCGGTCACTGGCTGCTCAGCGGCCAGGGCCCGCAAGCCTCGCTGTACAGCTGA
- a CDS encoding thioredoxin family protein — translation MPSYQDLFAIGESFDAFASRGLPAEIKAVRTAQAQLGRTDALSAETHQRLAAVQGRYHLLAAGEMWCPDCQLNLAAMAHLQQLQPQVGLAIVSKARAEHALKTPLNLERISIPLVLVLDDRFEPIGRFVEQPRAVVDGGEAAQADYRAGRYLENTIDDLLAIIEAHEKRERI, via the coding sequence ATGCCCAGTTACCAGGACTTGTTCGCCATCGGCGAGTCATTCGACGCCTTCGCCAGCCGTGGCCTGCCCGCCGAGATCAAGGCGGTCCGAACCGCCCAGGCGCAGCTTGGCCGCACCGACGCCCTGAGCGCCGAGACACATCAGCGCCTGGCAGCCGTTCAAGGTCGCTATCATCTGCTGGCCGCCGGTGAGATGTGGTGCCCGGATTGCCAGCTCAACCTCGCGGCGATGGCTCACCTGCAGCAGTTGCAACCACAGGTGGGCCTGGCGATCGTCTCCAAGGCCCGCGCGGAGCACGCCTTGAAAACGCCGCTGAATCTTGAGCGCATCTCGATTCCGCTGGTACTGGTACTGGACGATCGGTTCGAGCCGATCGGCCGTTTCGTCGAGCAACCGCGGGCGGTCGTCGACGGCGGCGAAGCAGCCCAGGCTGACTACCGCGCAGGTCGTTATCTGGAAAATACGATTGATGATCTACTGGCGATCATCGAAGCCCACGAGAAACGCGAGCGAATTTAA
- the sseA gene encoding 3-mercaptopyruvate sulfurtransferase produces MSFGPLVTTDWLAGEGNATDVVLFDASTYLPNEAKNGREEYLRAHIPGARFFDIDAFSDPDTPLPHTLPSQGRFARLAGAEGVGNDSRVVVYDQKGLFSAARAWWLFRYFGHQNVAVLDGGLPKWLAEQRPTEAGEPATASERSFQVNVHSRKVRGLGDVLEAIERDDTLILDARAANRFDGSTAEARPGVASGHIPGSQNLPYSRLLRSDHTLQPAETLRTLFSAAGVDGKKPVITSCGSGVTAAVLLLGLEVAGLPEGALYDGSWTEWGSRTDTPKATGVV; encoded by the coding sequence ATGAGTTTTGGACCTCTGGTAACAACCGACTGGCTGGCCGGCGAAGGCAATGCCACGGACGTGGTGCTGTTCGACGCCAGCACCTACCTGCCCAACGAAGCGAAAAATGGCCGTGAGGAATACCTCAGGGCACACATTCCCGGCGCACGCTTCTTCGATATCGACGCCTTCTCCGATCCCGACACCCCTTTGCCCCATACCCTGCCGTCCCAGGGCCGCTTCGCGCGGCTGGCCGGCGCCGAAGGCGTGGGCAACGACAGCCGTGTGGTGGTGTACGACCAGAAGGGGCTGTTCTCCGCGGCTCGCGCCTGGTGGCTGTTCCGTTATTTCGGCCACCAGAATGTCGCGGTACTCGATGGCGGCCTGCCCAAGTGGCTGGCCGAGCAACGCCCCACCGAAGCGGGCGAGCCGGCTACCGCCAGCGAACGCAGCTTTCAGGTCAATGTGCACAGCCGCAAGGTACGTGGCCTGGGCGACGTGCTGGAGGCCATCGAGCGCGACGACACGCTGATTCTCGACGCCCGCGCCGCCAACCGCTTCGACGGCAGCACCGCCGAGGCGCGTCCGGGGGTCGCCTCCGGGCATATCCCCGGCAGCCAGAACCTGCCCTACAGCCGGCTTTTGCGCAGCGATCACACCCTGCAACCTGCGGAGACCCTGCGTACCTTGTTCAGCGCAGCCGGTGTCGATGGCAAGAAGCCGGTCATCACCAGCTGCGGCAGCGGCGTTACCGCAGCAGTATTGCTGCTGGGCCTGGAAGTGGCCGGGCTGCCGGAAGGCGCCCTGTACGATGGCTCCTGGACCGAATGGGGCAGCCGCACCGATACGCCCAAGGCCACTGGCGTGGTGTGA
- a CDS encoding OprD family porin: MNKSTLALAVALAALASEASAAGFIEDSKASIGLRNFYYDLNTKNTANNNGEAQEWGQGFIFNYASGFTDGTVGFGVDAIGLLGVKLDSGGRAGKAGRDRTPGQLFPLDSDGSAVDDYSKAGVTAKLRLSKTEARIGTLQPKLPVVVFNDGRLLPQTFEGGQITSGEIDGLTLTAGQLESTKTRSSTDDIGLRIAGASGDADTNKFYFAGGDWKATPDLTLQYYYGNLEDFYKQHFLGLVHNWAIGPGSLKSDLRYFDSNSDGKNGSAAGRAQGYTSAGYYGNGVTTGEVDNQTWSALFTYTLGGHSAGLGYQQVEGDSAFPFLNQGGGSSSYLITDRQIGKFASAGERTWVAEYAYDFAKLGVPGLKASVAYLKGDNVDSASGDLKEWERDLRLDYTLLDGPLKGLGVSWRNATQRGNVATDADENRLILSYTLTLL; this comes from the coding sequence ATGAACAAGTCCACCCTGGCACTGGCCGTCGCCCTGGCCGCTCTGGCCAGCGAAGCGAGCGCCGCCGGTTTCATCGAAGACAGCAAGGCCAGCATCGGCCTGCGCAATTTCTATTACGACCTCAATACCAAGAACACCGCCAACAACAATGGCGAGGCGCAGGAGTGGGGACAGGGCTTCATTTTCAATTACGCCTCCGGGTTCACCGATGGCACCGTCGGCTTTGGCGTCGATGCCATCGGCCTGCTCGGTGTGAAGCTCGACTCCGGTGGCCGGGCTGGCAAGGCCGGCCGTGATCGCACCCCAGGCCAGCTGTTCCCGCTCGACAGCGATGGCAGCGCGGTGGATGACTACAGCAAGGCCGGCGTGACCGCCAAGCTGCGTCTGTCCAAGACCGAGGCGCGCATCGGCACCCTGCAGCCCAAGCTGCCGGTGGTGGTCTTCAACGATGGCCGCCTGCTGCCGCAGACCTTCGAAGGTGGGCAGATCACCTCCGGCGAGATCGACGGCCTGACCCTGACCGCCGGCCAGTTGGAAAGCACCAAGACCCGCAGCTCCACCGACGACATCGGCCTGCGTATCGCCGGTGCCTCGGGCGACGCCGACACCAACAAGTTCTACTTTGCCGGCGGCGACTGGAAGGCCACCCCGGACCTGACGCTGCAGTACTACTACGGCAACCTGGAAGACTTCTACAAACAGCACTTCCTTGGCCTGGTACACAACTGGGCGATCGGGCCGGGTTCGCTGAAGAGCGACCTGCGCTACTTCGACAGCAATTCCGATGGCAAGAACGGCAGCGCGGCGGGCCGTGCCCAGGGCTACACCAGCGCCGGCTACTACGGTAATGGCGTGACCACCGGCGAGGTCGACAACCAGACCTGGAGCGCCTTGTTCACCTACACCCTGGGTGGCCATTCCGCCGGCCTTGGCTACCAGCAGGTCGAAGGCGACAGCGCCTTCCCGTTCCTCAACCAGGGCGGCGGCTCGTCGTCCTACCTAATCACCGACCGGCAGATCGGCAAGTTCGCCAGTGCCGGCGAGCGCACCTGGGTGGCCGAATACGCCTACGACTTCGCCAAGCTCGGCGTGCCGGGCCTGAAGGCCAGCGTCGCCTACCTCAAGGGGGACAACGTCGATTCCGCCAGCGGTGACCTCAAGGAGTGGGAGCGTGACCTGCGCCTGGATTACACCCTGCTCGACGGCCCGCTCAAGGGCCTGGGCGTGTCCTGGCGCAACGCCACCCAGCGCGGCAACGTCGCCACCGATGCCGACGAGAACCGCCTGATTCTGAGCTACACCCTGACGCTGCTGTAA
- a CDS encoding aliphatic sulfonate ABC transporter substrate-binding protein, translating to MSLPHSLHRPVIALLLALGLTTAPLAHAAEQLRIGYQKSSTLISLLKRQGTLEQALADQGVSISWHEFPSGQPLLESLNVGNIDLSADVADTVPVFAQAAGADLAYFAQEAPSPHAQAIVVREDSPITTLADLKGKKVAVTKAAGVHYLLIAALAKAGLKFSDIEPAYLTPADGRAAFENRKVDAWVTWEPFLSGAQQQLPTRILADGEGLADYQRYYLTSATFARNHPQVLQIVFAELVKTGDWLRANPREGAEVLGPLWGNLDPAIVEEANAKRSYQVRLVEPDSLAEQQKIADAFLAAGLLPEAVDARQVNIWNPAP from the coding sequence ATGTCACTGCCGCATTCCCTGCATCGTCCCGTTATCGCCTTGCTACTGGCCCTCGGCCTGACCACGGCACCGCTTGCCCATGCCGCCGAACAGCTGCGCATCGGCTACCAGAAATCCTCGACCCTGATCAGCCTGCTGAAGCGCCAGGGCACCCTGGAACAGGCGCTGGCGGATCAGGGCGTCAGCATCAGCTGGCACGAATTCCCCAGCGGCCAGCCGCTGCTGGAATCGCTCAATGTCGGCAATATCGACCTGTCGGCGGATGTCGCCGACACCGTGCCGGTATTCGCCCAGGCAGCCGGCGCCGACCTCGCCTACTTCGCCCAGGAAGCGCCCTCGCCTCACGCCCAGGCCATCGTCGTGCGCGAGGACTCGCCGATCACCACCCTGGCCGACCTCAAGGGCAAGAAGGTCGCCGTCACCAAAGCGGCCGGCGTGCACTACCTGCTGATCGCCGCACTGGCCAAGGCGGGGCTGAAATTCAGCGACATCGAACCGGCCTATCTGACGCCCGCCGACGGCCGCGCCGCCTTCGAGAACCGCAAGGTCGACGCCTGGGTGACCTGGGAGCCGTTCCTCAGTGGCGCCCAGCAGCAACTGCCCACGCGCATCCTCGCCGACGGCGAAGGCCTGGCCGACTACCAGCGCTATTACCTGACCAGCGCCACCTTCGCCAGGAACCACCCGCAGGTGCTGCAGATCGTCTTCGCCGAGCTGGTGAAGACCGGTGACTGGCTGCGCGCCAACCCCCGCGAGGGCGCCGAGGTGCTCGGCCCGCTGTGGGGCAACCTGGACCCGGCCATCGTCGAGGAGGCCAACGCCAAGCGCAGCTATCAGGTACGCCTGGTCGAGCCTGACAGCCTCGCCGAGCAGCAGAAGATCGCCGACGCCTTCCTGGCCGCCGGCCTGCTGCCAGAGGCCGTGGACGCCCGCCAGGTGAACATCTGGAACCCCGCACCATGA
- a CDS encoding aliphatic sulfonate ABC transporter substrate-binding protein: protein MNRTALRVGLAALFAAWLPVAAHAAPLKEIRLDYAFYSPESLVIKHNGWLEKDFAPSGTEVRWVLSRGSNNSLEFLNSGASNFALTSSISAFVSRANGQPVKAVYSYLWYVPSAILVQADSPYRTLHDLRGKQIAATKGTDPYFFLLRALAAEKLKPGDVKIVHLQHPEGRTALEQGRVDGWAGLDPHMAGAQLAGARFIYENPAFGLGAFLNTQERFLSEQPEAVTTVVKAYERARRWIVANPEEAAQLIAGETQLPVEVIRLQLGRYDFSKPLPGQLHLDAIKPVIPLLVADGVLRRNADTETALASLIDARIAKPVVEASDEPR from the coding sequence ATGAACAGAACCGCTTTGCGTGTCGGGCTCGCCGCCCTGTTTGCCGCCTGGCTGCCGGTTGCCGCGCATGCCGCGCCGCTCAAGGAAATTCGCCTGGATTACGCCTTCTATTCGCCGGAAAGCCTGGTGATCAAACACAACGGCTGGCTGGAAAAAGACTTCGCGCCCTCTGGTACCGAGGTGCGCTGGGTGCTGTCCCGGGGCAGCAACAACTCGCTGGAATTTCTCAACAGCGGCGCGTCGAATTTCGCGCTTACCTCCAGTATCTCGGCCTTTGTCAGCCGTGCCAACGGCCAGCCGGTCAAGGCCGTCTACAGTTACCTCTGGTACGTGCCCAGTGCCATCCTGGTACAGGCCGATTCACCCTACCGAACATTGCATGACCTGCGTGGCAAGCAGATCGCCGCCACCAAGGGCACCGACCCGTACTTCTTCCTGTTGCGCGCCCTGGCGGCTGAAAAGCTCAAGCCTGGCGACGTGAAAATCGTTCACCTGCAGCACCCCGAGGGGCGCACCGCTCTTGAGCAAGGCAGGGTGGATGGCTGGGCAGGGCTCGACCCACACATGGCCGGCGCGCAACTGGCGGGCGCGCGCTTCATCTACGAAAACCCCGCGTTCGGGCTCGGCGCCTTTCTCAATACCCAGGAGCGCTTTCTCAGCGAACAGCCGGAAGCGGTGACTACGGTGGTCAAGGCCTATGAGCGCGCACGTCGCTGGATCGTCGCCAATCCAGAAGAAGCGGCTCAGTTGATCGCAGGGGAAACCCAGCTGCCGGTCGAAGTGATTCGCCTGCAGCTGGGCCGTTACGATTTCAGCAAGCCGCTGCCAGGCCAGCTTCATCTGGATGCGATCAAACCAGTCATCCCGCTGCTGGTTGCCGATGGGGTGCTGCGCCGCAATGCCGACACCGAGACGGCACTGGCCAGCCTGATCGATGCCCGGATCGCCAAGCCCGTCGTCGAGGCCAGCGATGAGCCGCGCTGA
- a CDS encoding PilT/PilU family type 4a pilus ATPase, producing the protein MDLHAMLKILSSQDGSDLYLSTGAPPCAKFNGVLKALSSEPLKAGAVAEIADGVMDVAQREEFERELEMNLAISLNGVGRFRINIFKQRNEVSIVARNIKLDIPRFEDLKLPEVLLKTVMEKRGLVLFVGGTGSGKSTSLAALIDYRNRNSGGHIITIEDPVEYVHRHKKSIINQREVGVDTRSFHAALKNTLRQAPDVILIGEIRDRETMEHALAFADTGHLAISTLHANNANQALDRIINFFPEDRRPQLLNDLGNNLKAFVSQRLVKTVDGKRRAAVEVLLGTPTIRDLIKRNEFAEIKEIMEKSRNLGMQTFDQALIDLVNEGAIDEEEAVKNADSANNVRLKLKLYRDNPAVPAPAMQPAAAPAEVRPVAPGEPADWGLELKLEEIEEEAPPEDPGRHGI; encoded by the coding sequence ATGGATCTCCATGCAATGCTGAAAATCCTCTCCAGCCAGGACGGCTCGGATCTCTACCTGTCGACCGGTGCGCCACCCTGCGCCAAGTTCAACGGCGTGCTCAAGGCCCTGAGCAGCGAGCCGCTCAAGGCCGGCGCGGTGGCGGAAATCGCCGACGGGGTGATGGATGTCGCCCAGCGCGAGGAATTCGAGCGCGAGCTGGAAATGAACCTGGCGATTTCCCTCAATGGCGTCGGGCGCTTTCGCATCAACATCTTCAAGCAGCGCAACGAGGTGTCCATCGTCGCGCGCAACATCAAGCTTGATATCCCGCGCTTCGAGGACCTGAAACTGCCCGAAGTGCTGCTCAAGACGGTCATGGAGAAACGCGGCCTGGTGCTGTTCGTCGGCGGTACCGGCTCGGGCAAGTCGACCTCGCTGGCCGCGCTGATCGACTACCGCAATCGCAACAGCGGCGGTCACATCATCACCATCGAAGACCCGGTGGAGTACGTGCACCGGCACAAGAAGTCGATCATCAACCAGCGCGAGGTCGGCGTGGATACGCGCAGCTTCCACGCCGCGCTGAAGAACACCCTGCGCCAGGCGCCGGACGTGATCCTGATCGGCGAGATCCGCGACCGGGAAACCATGGAGCATGCCCTGGCGTTCGCCGATACCGGGCACCTGGCGATTTCCACCCTGCACGCCAACAACGCCAACCAGGCGCTGGACCGCATCATCAACTTCTTCCCCGAAGACCGCCGCCCGCAGCTGCTCAACGACCTGGGCAACAACCTCAAGGCGTTCGTGTCCCAGCGCCTGGTCAAGACCGTCGACGGCAAGCGCCGCGCGGCGGTCGAGGTGCTGCTCGGCACGCCGACCATCCGCGACCTGATCAAGCGCAACGAGTTTGCCGAGATCAAGGAGATCATGGAAAAGTCCAGGAACCTCGGCATGCAGACTTTCGATCAGGCACTGATCGATCTGGTCAACGAAGGCGCCATCGACGAAGAAGAAGCGGTGAAGAACGCCGACTCGGCCAACAATGTGCGCCTCAAGCTCAAACTCTATCGGGACAATCCCGCTGTTCCGGCGCCCGCAATGCAGCCAGCGGCTGCGCCAGCCGAGGTTCGCCCGGTAGCGCCTGGCGAGCCTGCAGACTGGGGGCTGGAACTGAAGCTGGAAGAGATCGAGGAGGAGGCGCCACCCGAGGACCCGGGGCGTCACGGTATCTGA